CGGCGTGCAGTATCCACATTGAAACGCGTCGTGTTCGATAAATGCTTTTTGTAACGGATGCAGCTCGCCGCCGGTTGCCACGCCTTCAATAGTTGTTATTTCTGAACCGTTTTTCATCACCGCCAATGTCAGGCAGCTGAGTATCCGCTTGCCGTCGCAGATCACTGTGCAGGCACCGCACTGCCCGTGATCACAACCTTTTTTGGTGCCGGTCAGGTCAAGATCTTCTCTCAATGCGTCCAAAAGACTCACCCAGGGTAATACTTCGAGTGTACAGTGCTTTTCATTGACAGTTAATGAAACAGTCTTGTGAGGTAATGTTGGCATGGATTTAGCAGAAATGATTTGATCGGTAAGCATGGGTTATCATGTTTAGAATGTCGCTAGTCCACATAACTATTATGCCAGGCCATAGTTTGATACCACTAGCCGATTGTAATGTAAAATGAATTCTACAACATCTTGCATATGATCGGGAAATCATTCAAATTTAGAATACTAACCCGTAAGCTCTTAAAAAGAACAGATGTGGAACATTGCTCGACAGCCTCTATATTTAATTGCGCTTATTGTTGTACTGATAAACCTCCAAAGTCAATGGGTCAGGGCACAGCATTTAAAGCTGGACCTTACTACAATCAGTACACCCGATAATTTGTCTCAAAATACAATTAACGCCATTTATCAGGATATTTATGGATTTCTTTGGTTTGGAACACAGGACGGCTTAAATAAATATGATGGTTACCAACTGGAAATCTACAAGTTACAAAGGGAAAGCCCTAATTCTCTTCCGGCAAACCATATTACCGCAATCGCCGGTGACGAGGCCGGTAACCTGTGGGTGGGCACCAGGACCGGGGGCCTCAGCCAATACGACCGCGCACACGACAAGTTTACAAACTTCCGGCACAATCCCACCGATCGATCCTCTGTAAGCAGCAATAGGATCAATGCGATTTTACTGGACAGTCATTCCAATCTATGGGTCGGAACGCCCAATGGGCTGAACTTGCTGAACAAGGAAAAGTCCACATTTGAAAGGATCAATCATTCGAAAAAGAGTGATCCGGGTTCGGACAACATCATTACCATTTTTGAAGATAGCCAACAAAATGTATGGATAGGGACTGCGAATGGACTGCGTCTTTGGCAAAAAGACAAGAAAAAGCTCGTTGACCGTCCCGACCGTGACTTCAAAAACGCTGGCCAGTGGATCAACACTATCACCGAAGATGTCCGGAAAAATCTTTGGATTGGCACGGACAACGGACTAAAACTATTTGATAAAAACACGGGCAAATTTGTCAAATATGACATTGATCCTGATAAAAACTCAGCCGGCGGGACTAACCCGGTACATTGCATGGTGCAGGCACCCGGCGACAGGTTGTGGATCGGATCGAACACTACCTTGCAGTTGTTTGATACCAAAAAGCGAAAACTAATTCCGCTCAGCGAACAAACAGGAGGCGACGGCTACATGCCCAATGATGGTATGTATTCACTTTTTATAGACAAAGTAGGCGTGCTTTGGATTGGTACTACCAGCCAGGGGGTGCTGCGCTGGGACCCTAACCTGACCACATTTCCCTCATTCAAATCCTCCAACGCGCGGAGTGCCACTGCCAAAAACGTGATCAGGGGCATTTCGGAAGACAAATCGAGAAATCTGTACCTGGCAACCGACGCCGGACTGGAATATTTCGACCGGTCGGATCTATCTTTCAAAACCTTTTCTCACCAGAGCAGCAACCCTTTCAGCATTTCCAGCAACTTTACAACCTGTGTGCTGGTCAGCAGGCAAAGCGGGAACGTCTGGGTTGGGACTTATAGCAATGGTCTGGATTTGCTTGATCCAAAAACCGGCATATTCAAACATTTTGTCGAGAAAAAAGGATCTAAAAATCTCAACAACAACGCCATAGATGTACTCCTGGAAGACCGGCAAGGCAAGATCTGGATAGGGACAGATGGCGGCGGGCTGAATGTTTATGACCCCAAATCGCAAACATTTACGCATTATACCCATCGAAAGGACGACGTAACGAGCCTTTGCGACAATACCATTCTGGCCCTTTATGAGGACAAAAAAGGAAACATCTGGGCGGGTGGCTACTCCAATGGTATCAGCATTTTCAATCCGGGCACAGGTACTTTCAGGCAGTTGAATACGGGCAACAGCAAACTGACGAGCAATGTGATCAGCTGTTTTTCGGAGGACCCGCAAGGCAAAATGTGGATCGGCACATTCAATGGAGGACTCAATTGCTACGAACCGGAGACGGGGCACATTACCGGATTTTCAGAGCTTAATGGATTGATCAACAACTCGGTAAATTATCTCAACACGGATTCCAACCAGCGGATATGGATCAGTACGAACCGCGGAATTTCGTACTATGATACGGTCAGAAAGATTTTCAAAAACTTTGGCAAAAACAACAACCTGAAAACAATGGAGTTTTGCCAGGGCTCGGGTAGCAAACTGGCGAGCGGCGAAATTGTCATGGGAGGCCTCAACGGCATTAACATTATTGATCCTTTTAACCTGGCGTTCAATAAAAACAAGCCTGAGGTGGTACTGAACGGTTTTGAGCTTTTCAACAAACCGGTCGTTTCCGGGACGAAAAACTCGCCGCTTGACCAGAGCATTTTGACATCAAAAGAAATAAGCCTCGATTATTCGCAATCGGTTTTCACCATTCTTTTTGCCGCACTGGATTACACGATCCCGGAAAACAATCAGTACGCGTACATTCTCGAAGGATTTGACAATGAGTGGAACTACGTGGACAATCAGCACCATGCCACTTACACGAACCTGAATCCGGGAAGTTACACTTTTAGGGTTAAGGCTTCCAATAATGATGGGATTTGGAATGATGAGGATAGGCAGCTGGTTATTCACATTATTGCTCCTTTCTGGCTTACATTATGGTTCAAATTACTGCTTTTCATCCTGGTCGCGTGTGCTGCCGTCTTTTTTTACCGGTACCGTATTAATTATTTTAACAAACAAAAAGCAAAACTGGAAGTCCTGGTCAGGCGGAGGACGAAAAAGATCAAGGAGCAGTCGGCCAATCTTGAAAAACTGAATGCAGAGCTGCTTAGCCAGACTATTTCGCTGGAACAGGCAAACAATGCATTGCAGTCGCAAAAGGCGCAGGAGCATGAGGCAAGGCTGTTGGCGGAACAGGCAAAAAAGCAGGCCGATGCGGCCAATCTGGCAAAAAGCACGTTTCTGGCCACAATGAGCCATGAAATCAGGACACCGATCAACGGCGTACTGGGAATGGCGGCCCTGCTTTCGGATACCAACCTGAACAATGAACAGGCAGAGTATACGGAGGCTATCCTGAACAGCGGAGAATCGCTGCTGACTGTTATCAATGACGTGCTTGACTTTTCGAAGATTGAATCGGGTAACCTGGTACTGGAAGAGCATCATTTTGAATTAAGAAAATGCGTCGAGGATGTGCTCGAATTGTTTGGCCCGAAGATCGCGGAATCGGGCCTGGAACTCACCTACTTTATCGAGGATAATGTGCCGGTGTTTGTAGGGGCCGACAGCATGAGGCTACGCCAGATCTTGATCAATATGGTTAGCAATGCAGTTAAATTCACTTCCCAGGGCGAAATATTTGTCCATGTTACAGTCGGAGAACCTGATGACGAACTACACACGGTCCGGTTTGCGATCAGCGACACAGGCATTGGTATACCTGAGAATCAGCAGGAAAACCTCTTCAAAGCTTTCAATCAACTGGATTCGTCGATTACGAGAAAATACGGAGGCTCGGGGCTGGGCCTTGTGATATGCCAGCGGCTGGTGAAATTAATGGGCGGGGACATTGAGGTCGACAGTGCCGAGGGACAGGGTACTACTTTCACATTTGAAATAAAATGTAAAAAGGGCGAGGGGCCAACTGCTGTGACAGGAGCCCATCGGGATCATTTTGAAGGCAAGAATGTACTCGTCGCCGTCGAAAACAGGAACAATCAGAAACTAATCGGAGCGCTGCTGAGCGAATTAAAAATCCATGTAACTACCGTCGATACCGGTGACGAGGCCATCAAAGCGATATCAGAACTACCTAACACCGACCTCATTATAGTGGATTTGCACATTCCATCTGCTGATAGTATGGAAATCACCTCGAAAGCGCGCGAGGTTATTCCCGATATTCCGGTGATCCTGCTGGGCAACATTGGAGACGAACAGAGGAACGGGTCTCCTCATATCTTCAATGCGGTTTTAACCAAGCCAATCAAAAAAGACCACCTGGTCAGGGCGGTGGTTCAGGCGATTGAAACCGATCAGTCTTACCTCAAAGAAAGAAAGAGGACGCATTTGCCGGAGGAATTTGCAGGTCAATACCCATTCCGGATACTAGTCGCGGAAGACATTCTGATCAACCAAAAGTTCATTATCCGGGTCCTCAACAAGCTGGGCTATGATCCTGATCTCGCGAACAATGGTGTGGAAGTACTGGAAATGCATCAGAAAAATCATTATGACGTGATCCTGATGGACTTACAAATGCCGCGGATGGACGGTCTCGAAGCGACGCAAATTATTCGTCAAAAATATGGCGACCAGCCATTCATTGTCGCATTAACAGCCAATGCGTTAAGCGAGGACCGGGCGAGTTGTTTGGCAGCAGGTATGAACGACTACATTTCAAAACCCATCGATGTACAGCTGCTGACCAAATGCCTCATGAATCTGCACCGCCTGCATTTATTATATTTGACCCGTGAAGATTAACACCATGAGGGCCGATTGTTACAAGCTTGCGCCAGCCATGTAATCGATGCTGCTGATCAGATTGGTATTGGGTACAACGGCCAACGCATAATTTTTGAACAACGTATACTGCCATTGCACCTCCCAGTTCTGCTTTTTCTCCTCCGCATAAACCGCATCGAAGCGATCGAGCCAGTATTTCAGCGTATTCTCATTTCGTATTAAGCTCTGCATCCGCTTCTGGCTTTTCATTTCGGGCAGTTGCTCCATCCAGAAATCATATTTGTTCCAGGCTCTTTTCCAGGTAGCCCATCCACCGGTGTTTCCTATCAGACTGAAAAAGTGATCGGAATTGCTCTCTTTTGCTTCTTCGTTCATAAGCGTTCCCGATATATGCATGATCCGGTCATTGCCTCTGTACATGTCCAGCATGAATTTGCAAAAAGTAAAAAAGTCCGGGTGGGGCAAACAGTCGTCCTCCACGATGATCAATTGCGAACAAGTTTCAAATGCCCAGGTAATAGCCGAGCATATCCCAAGTGCGCAGCCCATGTTTGTTTCGGGAAACCATCTTTCGACTTTGCAATCCCAGTCTATTTCTGAGTCGTTAAGTAGGTACCGGCAAGCTTCTACAAGATCATTGTCTTCCGGCATATCTTTTCTAGGTGCATCTGAGAAAAGATACAAATGTGAAGGCCTTAGTTTTCTGATTTGTTCAAATACAAGGCAAGTTGTTTCGGGCCTGTTGAATGTGATCAACAATACCGGAATGTCAAACAATTTCTTGTCCATTCAATTGAGAAATATTTAAAATGATCATTGAGTATCGAAAGACAAGCTATTTTGCTCCGCAATTGTTAAAAATTGCACTATGCGGGTTTAAAAGGGATGTAATGTTGCGCTATTATGTACGTCTAAGGTAGGAGTCAAACTTCAATCGGTTTAAACTTTGGGACGAACCGCTACTTATATGGGGTAATTACAGGACGAAAAGGGGTTTTAGAGGAAGCAACCTCGTCCATATACCTGGATGGGGCTACATTCCGGTGCTTTTTGAAGAATTTGTTGAAATGACTGAGATCCGTAAAACCGAATTCATTGCTTATTTCCTTGATCGATAAAGAACTGTATTGCAACCGCTTCTCGATCAAATGCAGCTTGTACTGATTAATGTAATCTCGCAGGGTGGTACCGGTTTGCTCCCGGAAAAACAGCCCCAGATAATGTTTGCTGTAACCGAAAACCTCCGCCAGATGGTCAGCCATGATCATTTCCACGGAGTAAATATGCTGGTGAATGTAGTTGACAATTTCCGTGATCTTCCGGGAATGCTTCGGGTGCGTAGGTTTTACAGCATGGCTCTGATTTCGCTTCACTATCGAAAGCATTGCCTGTATTAGAAAGTAAATCGTCTCATTCGCCTCACTTTTAGTCTGCTCCCACTCCTCTACCACCAGCCGTACTATCCGGTCCAGTCGCTCGATTTCGCCATCCTTTTCTTGCAACGGGGCGTTCTGGTGTCCGGCCTGAATAAGTAATGCATCTATCTCCTGATTCCATTGTTGCTGTACTTGTATATTTTCAATACTTTTTAAATACACATTGGTAAATTTCAGGAACGTAAATTCAGTCTCCTCTTCAATGTGAAAGTAATGAAAGTCGCAGGGCGCGAGCAGGAACAGGCTTTTACCATCATAGGGATATTGCATTCCTGATACACAATGAGATCCTTTTCCACTATGAATGAAGATAATTTCAAAGTGATTGTGATTATGGACCGGATGCCCCCATTTCCGCGCCTTAAAGTTTGACACTTTCAGAAACTCATTTTGAATGTATTTTTTCATAACTCCGCCATTTCTTCGTCATCTTTTTACCAGTTATTCATGCAAATATACAAGTACATCCCTTACTAGCACCGGTACCTTTGTTTCGAACAAAAAATAAACAAACAGAGGTCATGAATGAGAACTCAGAAGATAAAAAAGTAGCCCTGGTTGTGGGCGCACAAGGCGTAATCGGCAAAAATCTGGTGGAATATCTCGCTACTCTTCCTGACTGGGAAGTTATAGGATTATCCAGACGCGGCGGCGAGTCTTTCGTTAAGGTCCGGTTCATCGCCGTAGATTTACTCAATGCCGATGATACCCGACAAAAACTGGGTACCCTCACCGGCGTAACCCATATTTTTTATGCTGCCTACCAGGAAAGGCCTTCCTGGAATGAACTGGTGGCACCCAATGTTGCCATGCTCGTTAATGTCGTCGATGCCGTGGAGCCAGTAGCCAGCAACTTGCAGCATATCAGCCTGATGCAAGGATACAAAGTGTACGGTGCACATCTGGGGCCTTTCAAAACCCCCGCCCGCGAAACCGACGCGGGGCATATGCCACCGGAATTCAATGTGGATCAGCAACAGTTTCTGGAAGCAAGGCAGCAGGGGAAGGCATGGACTTGGTCCGCGATCCGACCTTCCGTCGTGGGTGGTTTTGCGCTGGGCAATCCTATGAACCTGGCACTTGTCATCGCCGTTTACGCCTCTATTTCACGGGAATTGGGCTTGCCGCTGCGGTTCCCGGGCAAGCCCGGCGCCTACGACAAGTTGCTCGAAATGACAGACGCCGGATTACTCGCTCACGCCACATTGTGGGCCGCTACCGGAGAAAACACCGCGAACCAGGCGTTCAATATCAACAATGGAGACCTGTTCAGATGGAGCGAAATGTGGCCGAAAATAGCCCGATACTTCGAGCTCGAAGTGGCACCTCTTCTGCCCATGTCGCTCAATGTTATGATGGCGGATAAAGCGCCGCTCTGGAATTCCATGATGGCGAAATATGGTCTGCGACATACTTACGACGAGGTATCTTCCTGGGCTTTCGGCGATTTTGTCTTTTCGTGGGACTACGATATGTTCGCCGACGGCTCCAAGTCCCGAAGGCACGGCTTCCACGAGTATGTCGATACGGAGGCGATGTTTATGCAGATTTTTGACGATTTGCGAAAACGTAAGGTTATACCGTGACCTAAAATGTATCTGAACCGACCTTGTCACACTAACCGCACCGGGCGTGCACGATGCCTTGTCATGCTGACCGCAGCGGCCACCGCTGTGGTCAGCATGACAAGCTTTTAAAACAGCATGGTTACAAAAGCCACCACCCACACTACGCCTCCAATGCTTCCCAAATACCAGCTACGGCAGCACGCTGGGCAAACTCACTGAAATCTGTGGGCTTCCTGCCCAGCGCTTCCTCCACTCCATGGCTGATAGATTCATTCCGGCCATCCATCACTTCCGTGAACAGGTAGCTCAGAAAGTCGATGATATCCTGCGGAATTTCGTAGGTAGTTAGCATTGAAGTATATTCCTCTATTGAAACTTCCTGAAAAACGATCTCCCTGCCCGAAGCAGCTGCTATTTCCGCAATGGCTTGCTTGAATGTCAATAGCCGCGGACCGGTCACTTCGTATATCTTGCCATTGTGGATGTCATCGGTTAGTGCTGCCACTACCACATCGGCAATGTCGTCGGTGTCGATAAAAGGCTCGCCGATATCGCCGGCCGGAAGCGCTACGTAGCCAGCCTGCACAGAGTCCAACAAGTAACCTTCGCTAAAATTTTGATTGAACCAGCTCGCCCTCACCACCGTCCACTCCATACCGGATGCGATCACGATTTGCTCGCAAAGCTGTGCTTCCGGTTCGCCCCGGCCGGATAATAGTACCAGTTTTTTCACCCCGCTTTTTGCTGCTGCATTCACAAATGCCTGAATGGCTTCCACCGAGCCAGGGATCGAGAGATCGGGCTGAAATGTGATGTATACCTGGCTGATTTCATGCAGTACCTCTTTCCAGTTTCCCTTATTATCCCAGTCGAAAGCAGGTTTGTTGGATCGTGAGCCAATTCTTACCGGAAGTCCAAGATCGGTAAGACGTTGAACAACCCTTCTTCCTGTTTTTCCATTTCCACCTAATACCAGCGTTTTCATGATGCTAATTGTTTTGATTTATATTTTATTTTAAATCAAAACTACTGCTGCCGGTACTGGCATAATTGAACAAACCCGCCAATCGAAAAATTTCTATTTTATTTTTTTGGACTGATGCTCACGTGGGGTCGTGTTGGTAAATTCCTTGAATGTCCTGACAAAATGGGACTGATCGGAATAACCATTTTCGTAAGCGATATCGGACAATTTTTCGTAGTTACCCTTTTCCAACTGCTTAATGGAAGAGTCAAATCTGCATATTTTGGAGAATAACTTGGGAGTGATACCCACATGCTGCGAAAACCGCCGTTCGAAGGTGCGCTCTGAAATCTTAAAAACGTGCTGAACTTCGCGCACCGATTTTTCACCTTTTGATTCCATGATAAACCGGGTAGCGCGTTCCATCAAAGGATCCTGAGGTGACGCAACGGCCAGCGATCCGATAAACGCTTCCATGATCTTGATCTGCTCCTCCATGCTTCCGGCGGCCATTAACTGCCTACCGGTTTCTTTCGCAAATGCCGAAAACTGGTTCATATCCATGCAGGTATCCGTCAGGTCGTTGGCGTTGATCCCGAACAAAGTGTTCATCACATGCGGATGCAAAATGAACACCACGATCTTGTAACTTCCTTTGGTCGTGATCTCAATCGGTTTCACTGTTTGCCCGTACAGAAAAAAGCTCGACAATTCCACATCACCGATAAAAACGCCTGACCGGGCCTGCGAAAACATCAGCCCGGGACAGCCATCGGCAAAAAACTTCAATGAATGGTCGGCATTTTCAAAGTCATGATTTTCCAGCGTCCAGATGTTCTTGACGTACCGGGTAAGGATCGATTGCTTAATGACAGGTTCCATATTGAGGATTGAAATTGATGAAAATTTCTCACAATGGTTACATACTCTCAAAAATAATGTGGCTGGTCCGGTGCAACGTTTTCACAGTTGAATCGTCTTTGCGATACTCTGGTACCTCAGAGCAGTAAACCTGTTTGATATCATCCCTATTTAGCCAGCCCATGAAAATATTGTTACTCACCCTGATCGCTCTCGCAGCAAGTATAAGTTTATCAATAGCTCAGCAAATCAAAATTTCAGGTTTACTAATGGATTCAACGGCGACCAAGCCGGTTGAATTTGCTACCGTGGCGCTGCTGAAAGACGGCAAGATTATCGAGGGTGCGACCTCAGATTCGAAAGGAAGGTTTGTTTTCACCAAAGTACACCCCGGCCAATATGCCATTCAGGCTTCATTAATGGGTTATGTTTCCAAAACATTGGAAAAAGTAACGGCCGCTGGCGAAGACATTGAAGTAGGTATCATCAAACTGGCCCCGACCGTTCAGAATCTCAAAGAAGTAACGGTAACCGAGCAGAAAGCATTGTTCGAGGAAAAATCCGACCGGATGGTTTACAATGCTGAAAAGGATATCAGTATCAAAGGCGGGGACGCGACCGACGTGCTCAAAAAAATCCCCTCAGTTGCGGTGGATATTGAAGGTAATGTACAGCTCCGCGGCAGTTCGAATATCAAGGTTTTGATCAATAATAAACCGTCGAGCATTGTGGCCCGCAGCGTTTCCGACGCACTGAAACAGATTCCGGCTGACATTATCAAACAAGTAGAGGTAATCACCTCACCGTCTGCCAAATACGACGCGGAAGGCACAGCGGGTATCATTAATATTATTACCAAAAAGAATACGATGCAGGGTACCAGCGGCTCCATCAGTCCCAATTTCGGGCAATGGAACAACTGGCCCAACGCGACCATCAGCCACCGGATGAAGGACCTGACTATTTCGGCTAATGGCGGGTTTAGCAACTGGAAAAACAAGCGGTACATGCAGCTACTCCGCTCATTCACCAATGCGGACTCAGTTTCGGACCAGAACCAGACCCAATGGATCACGGGCAACGGCAAGAACTTTTACGGTACCGTCAATGTGGATTGGGACGTGGATTCCCTGAACCGCATCGGCGCCGGGCTGAATTATTATAACGGTGCCAATACCAATGGTTTCGATATTCTTTTTGAAGAAAGCAGCCGGGGCGTTGTGAACCAGTTTTTCAAGCGCGACATGAGCAGGACGTACGACTGGGCAGGCGCTACCGTTAACCTGGACTATACCCGTTTGTTCAAAAAACCAAAAAAAGAACTCACCCTGCTGATGATGTATTCATTTGAGGGTGAGGATAGTGACTACTGGTCCAACCTGCTCAACAGGGGGAATGATGTGTACTACCGTGAGAAAAGCTACAATATCAGCAACAACAAAGAAGGTACCATACAGCTGGATTTCACCAATCCGCTCGACAGCATCAGCACATTCGAAATGGGTTCGAAAACCATTTTCCGGAAAATATTGAGCGACTACCGCATTTCCAGTGCTGTCGAAGGATCAGATGATTTTCAGGACCTCCCGCAACTTGCCAACATTTTTGACTACGCGCAGCAGGTAACATCCGCATATGTAGTGTACACACGCACGCCGAAAAAACGCTGGGGTATCAACCTGGGCGCCAGGTATGAGCACACGTTCATCCAGGCCAACTTCCTGAATGGTACCGCTTCGTTTTCAAACAATTATGGAAATCTGATCCCAAGTATCAGCTTGTCCCGCAGCCTGAAAAAAGACCAGCAGATACGGCTCAGCTATTCCCAGCGCATTCAGCGGCCGCAGTTTTTTTACCTCAACCCGTATGTCAATCAGGCCGATTCCAAGAACCTCTACGGCGGAAATCCTTATCTCAAACCAGAGCTAACACATTCCGTAGAAGCTAATTACAGTGTTTCGATCAAGCAAACGAGTTTCAATGCTTCGTTTTTTCTCCGCCAGACCAACAACGCCATTGAAAGTATCAATACAGTAGACAGCAGCGGTGTACTGAAACAGATTTTCCAGAATGTCGCACAGAATTCTGCCTATGGTGTCAACCTGAGCGCTAACACGAAAATTACGAAACAATGGTCGGTCAACGGTTCGCTGAATGTGTTTTACAATGTGCTGGAAAGTGCGGAGCTTAAAACCCGCAACGAGGACTGGATGTACCGCGTCAACCTAAACTCGACGATTGATTTTGGCAAAGGTTTCAAAGGACAACTCTTTGGTTTCTACAACTCGGCGAGGGTTAATCTTCAGGGAAAATACGGCGGTTTTGGTTTTTACAATATGGTGATACAAAAGGAAGTGCTGAAAAAGAAAGGCAGCATTGGTTTCGGCTACGACAATCCTTTCAACCGCAGGATCAAATGGCGTAACGATTTCGTCGGCCCTAATTTTGTACAAACACAGGACATTGCCATGTATCGCAGAGGATGGCGGATCAACCTGAAATATGAATTCGGGCAGATGAACGGCGGCAATCAGCGTCAGAAAAAACGCATCAGCAACGATGACAAAAAAGGCGGTGAAGGCAACAACTAGGCCGACGAACGTACTATTTCTGGTGCAAACACAGCCCGTTTCCGTCGAGGTCTTTCAGCCAGGCGAATTTACCCCACGGCGTATCGTCAATGTTGCCGACTTCAATGCCTTTTGCTTTTAACTCGCCG
The genomic region above belongs to Dyadobacter pollutisoli and contains:
- a CDS encoding (2Fe-2S)-binding protein is translated as MLTDQIISAKSMPTLPHKTVSLTVNEKHCTLEVLPWVSLLDALREDLDLTGTKKGCDHGQCGACTVICDGKRILSCLTLAVMKNGSEITTIEGVATGGELHPLQKAFIEHDAFQCGYCTPGQICSAIGMFQEGKALTRAEVKELMSGNLCRCGANTNIIDAIMEVKAQMSHE
- a CDS encoding hybrid sensor histidine kinase/response regulator — encoded protein: MWNIARQPLYLIALIVVLINLQSQWVRAQHLKLDLTTISTPDNLSQNTINAIYQDIYGFLWFGTQDGLNKYDGYQLEIYKLQRESPNSLPANHITAIAGDEAGNLWVGTRTGGLSQYDRAHDKFTNFRHNPTDRSSVSSNRINAILLDSHSNLWVGTPNGLNLLNKEKSTFERINHSKKSDPGSDNIITIFEDSQQNVWIGTANGLRLWQKDKKKLVDRPDRDFKNAGQWINTITEDVRKNLWIGTDNGLKLFDKNTGKFVKYDIDPDKNSAGGTNPVHCMVQAPGDRLWIGSNTTLQLFDTKKRKLIPLSEQTGGDGYMPNDGMYSLFIDKVGVLWIGTTSQGVLRWDPNLTTFPSFKSSNARSATAKNVIRGISEDKSRNLYLATDAGLEYFDRSDLSFKTFSHQSSNPFSISSNFTTCVLVSRQSGNVWVGTYSNGLDLLDPKTGIFKHFVEKKGSKNLNNNAIDVLLEDRQGKIWIGTDGGGLNVYDPKSQTFTHYTHRKDDVTSLCDNTILALYEDKKGNIWAGGYSNGISIFNPGTGTFRQLNTGNSKLTSNVISCFSEDPQGKMWIGTFNGGLNCYEPETGHITGFSELNGLINNSVNYLNTDSNQRIWISTNRGISYYDTVRKIFKNFGKNNNLKTMEFCQGSGSKLASGEIVMGGLNGINIIDPFNLAFNKNKPEVVLNGFELFNKPVVSGTKNSPLDQSILTSKEISLDYSQSVFTILFAALDYTIPENNQYAYILEGFDNEWNYVDNQHHATYTNLNPGSYTFRVKASNNDGIWNDEDRQLVIHIIAPFWLTLWFKLLLFILVACAAVFFYRYRINYFNKQKAKLEVLVRRRTKKIKEQSANLEKLNAELLSQTISLEQANNALQSQKAQEHEARLLAEQAKKQADAANLAKSTFLATMSHEIRTPINGVLGMAALLSDTNLNNEQAEYTEAILNSGESLLTVINDVLDFSKIESGNLVLEEHHFELRKCVEDVLELFGPKIAESGLELTYFIEDNVPVFVGADSMRLRQILINMVSNAVKFTSQGEIFVHVTVGEPDDELHTVRFAISDTGIGIPENQQENLFKAFNQLDSSITRKYGGSGLGLVICQRLVKLMGGDIEVDSAEGQGTTFTFEIKCKKGEGPTAVTGAHRDHFEGKNVLVAVENRNNQKLIGALLSELKIHVTTVDTGDEAIKAISELPNTDLIIVDLHIPSADSMEITSKAREVIPDIPVILLGNIGDEQRNGSPHIFNAVLTKPIKKDHLVRAVVQAIETDQSYLKERKRTHLPEEFAGQYPFRILVAEDILINQKFIIRVLNKLGYDPDLANNGVEVLEMHQKNHYDVILMDLQMPRMDGLEATQIIRQKYGDQPFIVALTANALSEDRASCLAAGMNDYISKPIDVQLLTKCLMNLHRLHLLYLTRED
- a CDS encoding AraC family transcriptional regulator, which produces MKKYIQNEFLKVSNFKARKWGHPVHNHNHFEIIFIHSGKGSHCVSGMQYPYDGKSLFLLAPCDFHYFHIEEETEFTFLKFTNVYLKSIENIQVQQQWNQEIDALLIQAGHQNAPLQEKDGEIERLDRIVRLVVEEWEQTKSEANETIYFLIQAMLSIVKRNQSHAVKPTHPKHSRKITEIVNYIHQHIYSVEMIMADHLAEVFGYSKHYLGLFFREQTGTTLRDYINQYKLHLIEKRLQYSSLSIKEISNEFGFTDLSHFNKFFKKHRNVAPSRYMDEVASSKTPFRPVITPYK
- a CDS encoding SDR family oxidoreductase gives rise to the protein MNENSEDKKVALVVGAQGVIGKNLVEYLATLPDWEVIGLSRRGGESFVKVRFIAVDLLNADDTRQKLGTLTGVTHIFYAAYQERPSWNELVAPNVAMLVNVVDAVEPVASNLQHISLMQGYKVYGAHLGPFKTPARETDAGHMPPEFNVDQQQFLEARQQGKAWTWSAIRPSVVGGFALGNPMNLALVIAVYASISRELGLPLRFPGKPGAYDKLLEMTDAGLLAHATLWAATGENTANQAFNINNGDLFRWSEMWPKIARYFELEVAPLLPMSLNVMMADKAPLWNSMMAKYGLRHTYDEVSSWAFGDFVFSWDYDMFADGSKSRRHGFHEYVDTEAMFMQIFDDLRKRKVIP
- a CDS encoding NAD(P)H-binding protein, which gives rise to MKTLVLGGNGKTGRRVVQRLTDLGLPVRIGSRSNKPAFDWDNKGNWKEVLHEISQVYITFQPDLSIPGSVEAIQAFVNAAAKSGVKKLVLLSGRGEPEAQLCEQIVIASGMEWTVVRASWFNQNFSEGYLLDSVQAGYVALPAGDIGEPFIDTDDIADVVVAALTDDIHNGKIYEVTGPRLLTFKQAIAEIAAASGREIVFQEVSIEEYTSMLTTYEIPQDIIDFLSYLFTEVMDGRNESISHGVEEALGRKPTDFSEFAQRAAVAGIWEALEA
- a CDS encoding helix-turn-helix domain-containing protein, whose amino-acid sequence is MEPVIKQSILTRYVKNIWTLENHDFENADHSLKFFADGCPGLMFSQARSGVFIGDVELSSFFLYGQTVKPIEITTKGSYKIVVFILHPHVMNTLFGINANDLTDTCMDMNQFSAFAKETGRQLMAAGSMEEQIKIMEAFIGSLAVASPQDPLMERATRFIMESKGEKSVREVQHVFKISERTFERRFSQHVGITPKLFSKICRFDSSIKQLEKGNYEKLSDIAYENGYSDQSHFVRTFKEFTNTTPREHQSKKIK